One window of Catharus ustulatus isolate bCatUst1 chromosome 3, bCatUst1.pri.v2, whole genome shotgun sequence genomic DNA carries:
- the CST3 gene encoding cystatin-C, producing the protein MRQHQRCGGREGNKHKNNPRGGRVWKKPPISRAGKHPPPPPSPPLYPPSSPLTPRNTANAAEAGEFRPGRGSPGSAPNTARPAPPRGLKMAAAVRGSWQGAVMAVQGVSVLLLLTAALLFFAGAVRAGRVRSGLVGAPQPIEDPENDEGLERALQFAMTAYNRASNDMYTSRVVRIISAEKQIVAGVKYIMEVEIARTTCTKPATDIQHCAFHEEPQMAKHTICNFVVLNVPWRNQVELLESKCQ; encoded by the exons ATGAGGCAACACCAGCGCTGCggaggcagag AGGGAAATAAGCACAAGAATAACCCACGAGGAGGGCGAGTCTGGAAAAAGCCTCCAATTTCCCGTGCGGGAAagcatcctcctcctccgcctTCTCCTCCACTTTACCCCCCTTCCAGCCCCCTGACCCCGCGGAACACAGCCAACGCCGCTGAGGCCGGAGAGTTCCGACCGGGGCGGGGCAGCCCGGGCTCGGCCCCAAACAccgcccggcccgccccgccccgcggcctTAAAATGGCGGCGGCGGTgagggggagctggcagggcgCAGTCATGGCTGTCCAGGGAGTGTCCGTGCTGCTGTTGCTCACAGCGGCCCTGCTCTTCTTCGCTGGCGCCGTGCGAGCTGGACGTGTCCGCTCGGGGCTAGTGGGCGCCCCGCAGCCCATCGAGGACCCTGAGAACGatgaggggctggagcgggCTCTGCAGTTCGCCATGACGGCGTACAACAGGGCTAGCAACGACATGTACACCAGCCGGGTGGTGCGGATCATCAGCGCCGAGAAGCAG ATCGTGGCTGGAGTCAAGTACATAATGGAAGTGGAGATTGCCCGGACTACCTGCACAAAGCCAGCGACTGATATCCAGCACTGTGCGTTCCATGAGGAGCCGCAGATGGCCAAG CACACCATTTGCAACTTCGTGGTGTTGAATGTTCCTTGGCGAAACCAGGTGGAGCTGTTGGAGAGCAAGTGCCAGTAA